From a region of the Vicugna pacos chromosome 35, VicPac4, whole genome shotgun sequence genome:
- the LOC140685456 gene encoding dihydrodiol dehydrogenase 3-like, producing the protein MDPKHRRRELTDGRFIPVLGFGTFAPEEVPKSEALEATKFAIGAGFRHIDCAYVYQNEEQVGQAIRSKIADGTVKREDIFYTSKLWATFLRPELVRPALEKSLKNLQLDYVDLYIIHFPVAMKPGEEAYPKDENGKMMFDTVDLCRTWEAMEKCKDAGLAKSIGVSNFNHKQLEKILNKPGLKHKPVCNQVECHPYLNQSKLLDFCKSKDIVLVAYSALGSQRDPKWVDQSLPVLLDDPLLGAIAKKHKRSPALIALRYQLQRGVVVLAKSYKEKEIKENMQVFDFELPPEDMKAIDGLNRNIRYCDFQFAAGHPEYPFSEEY; encoded by the exons ATGGATCCCAAACATCGGCGTCGGGAACTTACTGACGGCCGCTTCATTCCTGTGCTGGGATTTGGCACCTTTGCACCTGAGGAG GTTCCTAAGAGTGAAGCTCTGGAGGCCACCAAATTTGCTATAGGTGCTGGGTTCCGCCATATTGACTGTGCATATGTCTACCAAAATGAAGAGCAGGTTGGACAGGCCATCCGAAGCAAGATTGCAGACGGCACTGTGAAGAGAGAAGACATATTCTACACTTCAAAG CTTTGGGCCACTTTCCTCCGACCAGAGTTGGTGCGACCAGCCTTGGAAAAGTCACTGAAAAATCTTCAACTGGACTATGTGGACCTCTATATTATTCACTTTCCCGTGGCTATGAAG CCAGGAGAGGAGGCTTATCCCaaagatgaaaatggaaaaatgatgtTTGACACAGTGGATCTCTGTAGGACATGGGAG GCCATGGAGAAGTGTAAGGATGCGGGACTGGCCAAGTCCATCGGGGTGTCCAACTTTAACCACAAGCAGCTGGAGAAGATCCTGAACAAGCCAGGGCTCAAGCACAAGCCCGTCTGCAACCAG GTGGAATGTCACCCTTATCTCAACCAGAGCAAACTGCTGGATTTCTGCAAGTCCAAGGACATTGTTCTGGTCGCCTACAGTGCTCTGGGATCCCAAAGAGACCCCAAATG GGTGGACCAAAGCCTCCCCGTTCTCTTGGACGACCCGCTTCTTGGTGCCATTGCCAAGAAGCACAAGCGCAGCCCAGCTCTGATTGCCCTTCGCTACCAGCTGCAGCGCGGGGTGGTGGTTCTGGCCAAGAGTTACAAGGAGAAGGAGATTAAAGAGAACATGCAG gTTTTTGACTTTGAGTTGCCACCAGAAGACATGAAAGCAATTGATGGCCTCAACAGAAATATACGATATTGCGATTTTCAATT